A stretch of Desulfotalea psychrophila LSv54 DNA encodes these proteins:
- a CDS encoding tetratricopeptide repeat-containing sulfotransferase family protein produces the protein MNYIDILRQLADQQQFTLLHLNAQRYLQESADVQALPLLALALAHLGERSEAEAVLAQIEACLADLDLDARVDLAAVYCLLWRSAEAVALLEAALAMSDDHSLALARLAWCRMQEGNRAEACILYRRSAELMPDRLPVWSALARLYLEAGDYPPAQQALEMAIGRFELLAANLPEVVAATFMAQFRGLQLEIWLSTDALAQADAWLAERRQTLPEEEWTQLILGYSTLLAGQERHAEAEESLGNALKHYPQNLALISQLAELTQLQGRTIQTVQLLRRAIRLAKDQDKPEVGLWVRLSAACLQQMEDQAGKAAERAVELAEAMVETEAVPLQMIRQLRLQAKNARAQVESQAQHFDEAETLFREILEENPWFVPALQGLGQQQMQRGNLDEAVALFERIKEIDPARGYSALINARRFPDDDDSLRRMEKVARQPSLEGPVRSGLLLQLASAWEKRKEFDRAFALAVEANDSSKKRLRYDPRAHRNQCARIRAGFSRSLYEHRPASGLDSTLPVYVLGMPRSGTTLVEQILAGHSQIFGAGELGVIPQVVQGLNRWERHVGSGRHYPDAVDDLTPHARAGIANNVLKELREYAPEARHVVDKLPHNFENIGLIKFLFPQAKIISVRRDPRDIAISNYFTDYQAKHGGMGFAYDLTSIGEQLADHNLLMHHWHQIFPGEILEINYEDVVDDLEGSARRMLDYIGVEWEPSVLKFNELERTVKTASVWQVRQPIYKTSKARWMRYQDHLAPLIQGTNAKICPDPIGDMITLPLPGFLTDGVELYRQDDLDGAELSFKKMLHHNPEHAACNYMVGLVYCRKGHVGEASPLLEKALEKAPWHREWRENLERAYRLVGDQDKLLELQNRYLKKDKTGDWSDDETLADFEMLFKQN, from the coding sequence TTGAATTATATAGATATACTTCGTCAGCTCGCAGATCAACAGCAGTTCACCCTGCTCCATCTCAACGCCCAGCGCTATCTGCAGGAATCGGCTGATGTGCAGGCCCTGCCCCTGCTGGCCCTGGCCCTGGCCCATCTGGGCGAGCGCAGTGAAGCCGAAGCCGTACTGGCCCAGATCGAGGCCTGTCTGGCCGACCTCGATCTGGATGCGCGGGTGGATCTGGCCGCCGTCTACTGCCTGTTGTGGCGCTCTGCTGAAGCCGTAGCCCTGCTCGAAGCGGCCCTGGCCATGAGCGACGATCATTCCCTGGCCCTGGCGCGTCTTGCCTGGTGCCGCATGCAGGAGGGTAACAGGGCTGAGGCCTGCATTCTCTACCGACGATCTGCTGAGCTAATGCCGGATCGCCTGCCGGTCTGGAGCGCCCTGGCCCGACTTTATCTGGAGGCAGGCGATTATCCGCCGGCCCAACAGGCCCTGGAGATGGCCATCGGCCGCTTCGAGCTGCTGGCTGCCAACCTGCCTGAGGTCGTCGCCGCGACCTTTATGGCCCAGTTTCGTGGGCTGCAGTTGGAGATTTGGCTGAGCACGGATGCCCTGGCCCAGGCCGATGCCTGGCTGGCCGAGCGTCGCCAGACCCTCCCGGAGGAGGAGTGGACGCAGCTGATTCTTGGCTATTCTACCCTGCTGGCAGGGCAAGAACGCCATGCCGAGGCGGAAGAGAGCCTGGGCAATGCCCTTAAACACTATCCGCAAAACCTTGCCCTGATCTCGCAGCTGGCAGAACTGACCCAGCTTCAGGGGCGCACCATACAGACGGTGCAGTTACTGCGCCGGGCAATTCGACTGGCCAAAGATCAGGATAAACCGGAGGTGGGTCTGTGGGTGCGGCTCTCCGCTGCCTGCCTGCAGCAGATGGAGGATCAGGCAGGCAAGGCCGCAGAGAGGGCGGTGGAACTGGCCGAGGCGATGGTGGAGACGGAGGCAGTGCCGTTGCAAATGATCCGCCAGTTGCGCCTGCAGGCAAAAAATGCCCGGGCCCAGGTGGAAAGTCAGGCCCAGCATTTCGATGAGGCCGAAACCCTGTTCCGGGAAATCCTCGAAGAGAACCCCTGGTTTGTGCCGGCCCTGCAGGGTTTGGGCCAGCAGCAGATGCAGCGCGGCAACCTCGACGAGGCGGTGGCGCTGTTCGAACGGATCAAAGAGATCGACCCGGCCAGGGGTTACTCAGCGCTGATTAATGCCCGTCGGTTCCCTGACGATGACGACAGCCTAAGGCGAATGGAAAAGGTCGCCCGCCAGCCGAGCCTTGAGGGACCGGTCCGTTCCGGCCTGCTTCTGCAATTGGCCTCTGCCTGGGAAAAACGTAAAGAGTTCGACAGGGCCTTCGCTCTGGCGGTGGAGGCCAACGATTCGAGCAAAAAGCGGCTGCGCTACGACCCTAGAGCCCATCGCAATCAGTGTGCCCGCATTCGGGCAGGATTCAGCAGGTCACTCTATGAGCATCGGCCGGCCTCTGGCCTTGATTCCACCCTGCCGGTTTACGTTCTGGGGATGCCTCGTTCCGGCACCACCCTGGTTGAGCAGATTCTCGCCGGTCATAGCCAGATCTTTGGCGCAGGTGAACTCGGGGTGATCCCTCAGGTGGTGCAGGGCCTCAACCGCTGGGAACGACATGTCGGTTCCGGCCGCCACTATCCCGACGCGGTCGACGATCTCACCCCTCATGCCAGGGCTGGCATTGCCAACAATGTCCTCAAAGAGCTCCGGGAATATGCCCCCGAGGCAAGGCATGTGGTGGATAAACTGCCCCATAACTTTGAAAATATCGGCCTGATCAAGTTTCTCTTTCCGCAGGCCAAAATCATCTCGGTGCGTCGCGACCCACGCGATATTGCCATCTCCAATTATTTTACCGACTATCAGGCCAAACACGGCGGCATGGGTTTTGCCTATGATCTGACCAGCATCGGTGAGCAACTGGCCGATCATAACCTGCTCATGCATCATTGGCACCAGATCTTCCCCGGTGAAATTCTGGAGATCAATTACGAGGATGTGGTCGATGATCTCGAAGGCAGCGCTCGGAGGATGCTTGACTATATTGGGGTCGAGTGGGAGCCTTCGGTACTCAAATTCAACGAGCTGGAGCGTACCGTCAAAACCGCCAGCGTCTGGCAGGTGCGGCAACCGATCTACAAAACCTCCAAGGCCAGGTGGATGCGTTATCAGGACCATCTGGCGCCGCTGATTCAGGGAACCAATGCCAAAATCTGTCCCGATCCGATAGGGGATATGATTACCCTGCCGTTGCCGGGATTCTTAACCGATGGTGTTGAACTGTACCGCCAGGACGATCTCGATGGCGCTGAGTTGAGTTTTAAGAAGATGTTACACCACAACCCCGAACACGCTGCCTGCAACTATATGGTGGGGCTGGTCTACTGTCGCAAGGGACATGTCGGAGAGGCGAGTCCCCTCCTGGAAAAGGCCCTGGAAAAGGCCCCCTGGCATAGAGAGTGGCGGGAAAACCTCGAAAGGGCTTACAGGCTTGTTGGCGATCAGGATAAACTTTTAGAATTACAAAATCGTTACCTTAAAAAAGATAAGACAGGGGATTGGTCTGACGACGAGACCCTGGCAGATTTCGAAATGTTGTTTAAGCAAAATTAA
- a CDS encoding Ig-like domain-containing protein has protein sequence MKRLILIEVLAGGEVVEHSLQSASFKAQAGATYTLLDQDHSIPDNLIIKRSGDNLDIEIDEEPIAQIEDFYGQDLGAIYSVDGSLTPAEGMAITGTETTTAGPTDEIVWQASEGAESISPWVWAGGLLGAGGIAMAAGGGSSDGSSLADKGSASHDVTVRAVAGPFLATSHALVEFYDDGGNQLGTGKFETNGQVKLSIGDYKGAILVKVIDNNEGAGDYLDEASGLSLSLGAPLRAMGYADGNGDVYISVTPLTELAARQAGITGNEVNEADLAVNDQIAELFAVEDILAPVVTVVDDAYDSSDEINETAEHYGEILAQLSGADKTSGGLTDTLDKLKDAITVQDGSLALSQEGVELLADGVDAFEDGINAGKADLGSSLIQPPLIEAARDGINAAEKDAGVVVKISGVEVGDRITLHWGEEILNILPTDIDDKGMGTVMVPASKIGDAGDGSIAVQYQINDGNKSPAVIIEVDTSAPTITSGDSATAIDENSVADQVIYTATSTDTTDTATGATVYSLKAGSDAGLTIDGSTGEVKLVISPNFEAKPSYSFTVVATDAAGNSSEQTVSLAITDLDEIAPTAPTLGTSNGTELSGVAEAGSSVTVYAADGTTVLGTTMADASSGAYTFSPNPLTDGKTGSVVTTDTAGNVSAVMEITAVDGTAPGAPTLGTSNGTELSGVAEAGSSVTVYAADGTTVLATTTADASSGAYSFSPNPLTDGKTGSVVTTDTAGNVSAVTEITAVDATAPGAPTLGISNGTELSGVAEAGSSVTVYAADGTTVLKTTTADASSGAYTFSPNPLTDGKTGSVVTTDSAGNVSAVTEITAVDATASGAPTLGTSNGTELSGVAEAGSSVTVYAADGTTVLGTTTADATSGAYSFSPNPLTDGKTGSVVTTDSAGNVSAVTEITAVDATAPTAKFGTATDNIGSVTGNLSSGDTTDDTVLALSGSCEAGSTIKVYSGTTELGDATVSGSSWSYSATIADGTTYQLKVKETDAAGNESAATTDFVVAGDTFAPTASIDLALHTVQLEAIDNLRGDDHAPQVSAVGNAGEFVVTWQGQDSGGDTSIFVQKFNVDGKTTGAPAQLEAIGKVGGDDECPQVSAVGSAGEFVVTWYGQDSADDSSIFVQKFNADGTTLGNASVQLEAIGNARGADYFPQVSAVGSAGEFVVTWYGQDSDSANDFSIFVQKFNADGTTLGNAPVQLEAIGKARGADGYPQISAVGSAGDFVVTWQGQDSANDPSIFVQKFNADGRTTGDPVQLEAIGNARGADYFPQVSAVGNAGEFVVTWMGKDSANDFSIFVQKFNADGTTLGNAPVQLEAIGKARGADHYPQISAVGSAGDFVVTWQGSDSEGDFSIFVQKFNAGGTTLNNDPVQLEAIGKVGGTDSNPQISAVGSDGEFVVTWYGQDSANDFSIFVQKFNADGRTTGDPVQLEAIGNPSGADYIPQISTVGSAGDFVVTWQGSDSEGDDSVFVQKFNADGTLNMPPIFTASDSVPVQSSEVGTAYLVSTDVTVTDVASITAAADGQWNQVAITTAGTNTGMATTGLADGIYFVYSADAAGNLSAAAGTTVTIDNTAPTVLITDNTDGTANGPVTYTFTFSEAVTGFTVEDVVVTGGIKGALTGSGTTYNLVVTPDSSSTADIVVNVAADVAQDVAGNNNTIAAESTQSVDTVIPTVAITDNTDGTTTGDVTYTFTFSEAVTGFAATDVVVTGGTKGALTGSGTTYNLVVTPDSSSTTDIVVNVAADVAQDVAGNNNTIAAKSTQSVDTVIPTASIDLVTLPAVQLEAIGKDDGGDYSPQISAVGSDGDFVVTWEGQESAGEDSIFVQKFNADGVTTGVPVQLEAIGNATGDDRCPQVSAVGSAGEFVVTWYGRDSDSPGDNSIFVQKFTANGVITGDPVQLEAIGKKEGSDNAPQVSAVGSDGDFVVTWFGQDSANNMSIFVQKFNADGTTPSPVQLEAIGNTTGTDNNPQVSAIGSEGEFVVTWQGDDSDSPSDKSIFVQKFNNKGAILGDPVQLEAIGNTKGTDSRPQVSAVGSDGDFVVTWDGQDSDSANDNSIFVQKFNADGTTSTPVQLEAIGNSKGTDSRPQVSAVGSDGDFVVTWDGQDSNSPTGYSIFVQKFNVDGVTTGIPVQLEAIDMDGGIDLSPQISAVGSAGEFVVTWSGQDSATDFSIFVQKFNADGVILGDPVQLEAIGKDGGKDNNPQISAVGSAGEFVVTWQGQDSEGDNSIFVQKFNADGTLNMPAIFTASDSVLVQSSEVGTAYLVSTDVTVTDVASITTATDGQWNQVAITTADTNTNMATTGLADGSYSVYSVDAAGNLSAAAGTTVTIDNTAPTLQSSTPTDEATAIALDSNIGLTFTENVSLGSGGTITITDGNDSHVIDVSNPLGQLSITDKVLTINPTGDLANNSATYHVEIGAGAITDTAGNNYAGIADLTILNFDTEAAATPVNTNIVVFDLVHGVSSSHEGGYGAAAREFSDDPSAAYTIYIMVDSDSSVLNTTPTDAAAGATWGQWNNAGALGENDRIVFVGDGAPIQRAVGKVADSVAEYSYAIQLQVDCGIMMRVANDGEVKRYTETHFTMSHGMLPDFDLWGGKVGNMELDGGCKADLYADAIPVGILTSQGLA, from the coding sequence ATGAAGAGATTAATACTAATCGAAGTATTGGCTGGCGGAGAAGTAGTCGAACATTCATTACAATCGGCATCCTTTAAGGCTCAGGCGGGTGCGACCTATACCCTCCTCGACCAGGACCACAGCATCCCGGACAATCTCATCATAAAACGAAGCGGCGATAATCTTGACATTGAAATCGATGAAGAGCCTATTGCCCAAATTGAAGATTTCTATGGCCAGGACCTTGGGGCGATATACAGTGTCGATGGCTCCCTGACCCCCGCTGAGGGGATGGCCATCACCGGCACTGAGACCACAACGGCTGGCCCAACGGATGAAATCGTCTGGCAGGCCTCCGAAGGGGCAGAGTCAATCAGCCCGTGGGTTTGGGCCGGTGGCCTGTTGGGTGCCGGCGGTATCGCCATGGCAGCAGGCGGAGGCAGTTCAGATGGTAGTAGCTTAGCAGATAAGGGTAGCGCCAGCCACGACGTTACCGTCAGGGCTGTTGCCGGTCCCTTTCTGGCCACTTCCCATGCGCTGGTTGAGTTTTACGATGACGGAGGCAATCAACTCGGCACTGGTAAATTTGAGACCAACGGCCAGGTTAAACTCAGCATTGGAGACTATAAGGGGGCAATTCTTGTCAAGGTAATTGACAACAATGAGGGTGCAGGGGATTACCTCGATGAGGCCAGCGGCCTTTCTCTCAGCCTCGGCGCGCCCCTGCGCGCCATGGGCTATGCCGATGGAAACGGTGATGTCTATATCAGCGTTACCCCTCTGACCGAGCTTGCGGCACGGCAGGCCGGCATCACTGGCAATGAGGTCAACGAAGCCGATCTTGCTGTCAACGATCAGATCGCAGAACTCTTTGCCGTTGAAGATATCCTGGCCCCCGTTGTCACCGTTGTCGATGATGCCTACGACAGCAGCGACGAGATCAATGAGACGGCAGAACACTATGGTGAGATCCTCGCCCAGCTGTCCGGTGCCGATAAGACCAGCGGAGGACTAACCGATACCCTCGACAAATTAAAAGACGCCATTACCGTGCAGGATGGAAGCTTAGCCTTGAGCCAGGAGGGGGTTGAATTACTGGCCGACGGTGTCGATGCTTTTGAAGACGGAATTAACGCCGGTAAAGCCGACCTCGGTAGCAGCCTCATCCAGCCACCCCTGATCGAAGCGGCCAGGGATGGCATTAATGCTGCCGAGAAAGATGCCGGCGTCGTTGTGAAAATAAGCGGAGTTGAAGTAGGCGACAGAATCACCCTCCATTGGGGAGAGGAAATCCTTAATATTCTTCCCACAGATATTGATGACAAGGGGATGGGCACCGTTATGGTTCCCGCCAGCAAGATTGGGGATGCAGGTGATGGTTCAATTGCCGTCCAGTATCAGATCAACGACGGTAATAAGAGTCCGGCCGTTATAATTGAGGTCGATACCAGCGCTCCGACCATCACCAGTGGCGACAGCGCCACCGCCATAGATGAAAATTCTGTTGCCGATCAAGTGATCTACACGGCAACGTCGACAGATACCACTGACACCGCAACAGGAGCAACGGTTTACAGTCTCAAAGCGGGTAGTGATGCAGGCTTAACCATTGATGGTAGCACGGGCGAAGTCAAGCTGGTAATCAGCCCGAACTTTGAAGCGAAGCCTAGCTACAGCTTCACTGTGGTCGCGACTGATGCCGCCGGTAACAGCAGTGAGCAGACTGTCAGCTTGGCGATAACCGATCTTGACGAAATCGCCCCAACGGCTCCGACTCTCGGGACCTCCAACGGCACGGAACTCAGCGGTGTTGCCGAAGCCGGCAGTAGCGTGACCGTTTATGCCGCTGATGGCACCACAGTTTTGGGGACCACCATGGCTGATGCCAGCAGCGGCGCCTACACCTTTAGCCCGAATCCTTTGACTGATGGTAAAACCGGTAGTGTGGTCACGACCGATACTGCAGGCAACGTCAGTGCCGTCATGGAGATTACAGCAGTCGACGGCACCGCACCTGGCGCTCCAACTCTCGGGACCTCTAACGGCACGGAACTTAGCGGTGTTGCCGAAGCCGGCAGTAGCGTGACCGTTTATGCCGCCGATGGCACCACAGTTTTGGCGACCACTACGGCCGATGCCAGCAGCGGTGCCTACAGTTTTAGCCCGAATCCTTTGACTGACGGTAAAACCGGTAGTGTGGTCACGACCGATACTGCAGGCAACGTCAGTGCCGTCACGGAGATTACAGCAGTCGACGCCACCGCACCTGGCGCCCCGACTCTCGGGATCTCCAATGGCACGGAACTCAGCGGTGTTGCCGAAGCCGGCAGTAGCGTGACCGTTTATGCGGCCGATGGCACCACAGTTTTGAAGACCACCACGGCTGATGCCAGCAGCGGAGCCTACACCTTTAGCCCGAATCCTTTGACTGATGGCAAAACCGGTAGCGTGGTCACGACCGATTCAGCAGGCAACGTCAGTGCCGTCACGGAGATTACAGCAGTCGACGCCACCGCATCTGGCGCTCCGACTCTCGGGACCTCCAATGGCACGGAACTCAGCGGTGTTGCCGAAGCCGGCAGTAGCGTGACCGTTTATGCCGCCGATGGCACCACAGTTTTGGGGACCACAACGGCCGATGCCACCAGCGGTGCCTACAGTTTTAGCCCGAATCCTTTGACTGATGGCAAAACTGGTAGCGTGGTCACGACCGATTCAGCAGGCAACGTCAGTGCCGTCACGGAGATTACAGCAGTCGACGCCACCGCACCGACGGCCAAATTCGGCACAGCTACCGACAATATCGGCAGTGTAACCGGTAACTTAAGCAGTGGCGACACTACCGACGACACCGTCCTGGCCCTCAGTGGTAGCTGCGAGGCCGGTTCTACGATCAAGGTCTACAGCGGCACCACCGAACTTGGCGATGCCACCGTCAGCGGTAGCAGTTGGAGTTACAGTGCCACCATCGCCGATGGCACCACCTACCAGCTTAAGGTCAAAGAGACCGATGCCGCCGGCAATGAAAGTGCGGCCACCACCGACTTTGTCGTTGCAGGAGATACCTTCGCCCCGACAGCCAGTATTGATTTGGCCCTCCATACCGTTCAACTGGAAGCAATTGACAATCTCAGGGGCGATGACCACGCCCCTCAGGTCAGCGCTGTCGGTAACGCCGGTGAGTTTGTCGTCACCTGGCAGGGGCAGGATAGCGGGGGTGACACCAGCATTTTTGTGCAGAAATTCAATGTCGATGGCAAGACCACGGGAGCCCCGGCACAACTGGAGGCGATTGGCAAGGTCGGGGGCGATGACGAATGCCCTCAAGTCAGCGCCGTCGGTAGCGCCGGTGAGTTTGTGGTGACCTGGTATGGGCAGGATAGCGCGGATGACTCCAGCATTTTTGTGCAGAAATTCAATGCCGATGGTACGACCCTGGGTAATGCCTCGGTACAACTGGAAGCGATTGGCAATGCCCGTGGCGCTGACTACTTCCCTCAAGTCAGCGCCGTCGGAAGCGCCGGTGAGTTTGTGGTGACCTGGTATGGGCAGGATAGTGATAGCGCGAATGACTTCAGTATTTTTGTGCAGAAATTCAATGCCGATGGCACGACCCTAGGTAATGCCCCGGTACAACTGGAAGCGATTGGCAAGGCCAGAGGCGCTGACGGCTACCCTCAAATCAGCGCCGTCGGTAGCGCCGGTGACTTTGTGGTGACCTGGCAGGGGCAGGATAGCGCGAATGACCCCAGCATTTTTGTCCAGAAGTTCAATGCCGATGGCAGGACCACGGGAGACCCGGTACAGTTGGAGGCGATTGGCAATGCCCGTGGCGCTGACTACTTCCCTCAAGTCAGCGCCGTCGGTAACGCCGGTGAGTTTGTAGTCACCTGGATGGGGAAGGATAGCGCGAATGACTTCAGTATTTTTGTGCAGAAATTCAATGCCGATGGCACGACCCTGGGTAATGCCCCGGTACAACTGGAAGCGATTGGCAAGGCCAGAGGCGCTGACCACTACCCTCAAATCAGCGCCGTCGGTAGCGCCGGTGACTTTGTGGTGACCTGGCAGGGGAGTGATAGCGAGGGTGACTTCAGCATTTTTGTGCAGAAATTCAATGCTGGTGGCACGACCCTGAATAATGACCCGGTACAACTGGAAGCGATTGGCAAGGTCGGGGGCACGGACAGCAACCCTCAAATCAGCGCCGTCGGTAGCGACGGAGAGTTTGTGGTGACCTGGTATGGGCAGGATAGCGCGAATGACTTCAGTATTTTTGTGCAGAAATTCAATGCCGATGGCAGGACCACGGGAGACCCGGTACAACTGGAGGCGATTGGTAATCCCAGCGGCGCTGACTACATTCCTCAAATCAGCACCGTCGGTAGCGCCGGTGACTTTGTGGTGACCTGGCAGGGGAGTGATAGCGAGGGTGACGACAGCGTTTTTGTGCAGAAATTCAATGCCGATGGCACCCTGAATATGCCGCCCATCTTTACTGCGAGTGATAGCGTCCCAGTACAAAGCAGCGAAGTCGGCACGGCTTATCTGGTAAGTACCGATGTCACGGTCACCGACGTGGCCAGCATTACGGCTGCGGCAGATGGTCAGTGGAATCAGGTGGCAATTACAACGGCAGGCACCAACACCGGTATGGCCACCACTGGGCTGGCTGATGGGATCTATTTTGTTTACAGTGCCGATGCCGCAGGCAACCTGTCGGCTGCGGCAGGCACCACAGTGACCATCGACAACACCGCCCCGACCGTATTGATCACCGACAATACCGACGGTACCGCCAACGGTCCTGTTACCTACACCTTTACCTTCAGCGAGGCGGTGACAGGTTTTACCGTTGAAGATGTGGTCGTGACCGGCGGAATTAAGGGCGCACTCACCGGCAGCGGCACGACCTATAATCTGGTCGTGACCCCTGACAGCTCGAGCACCGCCGATATCGTCGTGAATGTGGCGGCCGATGTCGCGCAGGATGTGGCCGGTAATAACAATACCATTGCCGCCGAAAGTACCCAGTCCGTCGATACCGTCATCCCAACCGTAGCTATCACCGACAATACCGACGGTACCACCACTGGGGATGTAACCTACACCTTTACCTTCAGCGAGGCGGTGACCGGTTTTGCCGCCACTGATGTGGTCGTGACCGGCGGAACCAAGGGTGCACTCACCGGCAGCGGCACGACCTATAATCTGGTCGTGACCCCTGACAGCTCGAGTACCACCGATATCGTCGTGAATGTGGCGGCGGATGTCGCGCAGGATGTGGCCGGCAATAACAATACCATTGCCGCCAAAAGTACCCAGTCCGTTGATACCGTCATCCCGACAGCCAGTATTGATTTGGTGACCCTCCCTGCCGTACAACTGGAAGCGATTGGCAAGGACGACGGCGGTGACTACTCCCCTCAAATAAGCGCCGTCGGTAGCGACGGTGACTTTGTGGTCACTTGGGAAGGGCAGGAGAGTGCGGGGGAAGACAGCATTTTTGTCCAGAAATTCAATGCCGATGGCGTGACCACGGGAGTCCCGGTACAACTGGAGGCGATTGGCAATGCCACGGGCGATGACAGATGCCCTCAGGTCAGCGCCGTCGGCAGCGCCGGTGAGTTTGTGGTGACCTGGTATGGGCGGGATAGTGATAGCCCGGGTGACAATAGCATTTTTGTGCAGAAGTTCACTGCCAATGGCGTGATCACGGGAGACCCAGTACAACTGGAGGCGATTGGCAAAAAAGAGGGCAGTGACAACGCCCCTCAAGTCAGCGCCGTCGGTAGCGACGGTGACTTTGTGGTGACTTGGTTTGGGCAGGATAGCGCGAATAACATGAGCATTTTTGTGCAGAAATTCAATGCTGATGGCACGACCCCATCTCCGGTACAGCTGGAAGCGATTGGCAATACTACGGGCACGGACAACAACCCTCAAGTTAGCGCCATCGGTAGCGAAGGTGAGTTTGTGGTCACCTGGCAGGGGGATGATAGTGATAGCCCGAGTGACAAGAGCATTTTTGTCCAGAAATTCAATAATAAAGGCGCGATCCTGGGAGACCCGGTACAACTGGAAGCCATTGGCAATACTAAGGGCACGGACAGCCGCCCTCAAGTCAGCGCCGTCGGTAGCGACGGTGACTTTGTGGTGACTTGGGATGGGCAGGATAGTGATAGCGCGAATGACAACAGCATTTTTGTGCAGAAATTCAATGCCGATGGTACGACCTCAACTCCGGTACAACTGGAAGCCATTGGCAATAGTAAGGGCACGGACAGCCGCCCTCAAGTCAGCGCCGTCGGTAGCGACGGTGACTTTGTGGTGACTTGGGATGGGCAGGATAGTAATAGCCCGACTGGCTACAGCATTTTTGTCCAGAAATTCAATGTCGATGGCGTGACCACGGGAATCCCGGTACAACTGGAAGCAATTGACATGGACGGGGGCATTGATCTCTCTCCTCAAATTAGCGCCGTCGGTAGCGCCGGAGAGTTTGTCGTGACCTGGTCTGGGCAGGATAGCGCGACTGACTTCAGCATTTTTGTGCAGAAATTCAATGCCGATGGCGTGATCCTGGGAGACCCAGTACAACTGGAAGCGATTGGCAAGGACGGGGGCAAGGACAACAATCCTCAAATCAGCGCCGTCGGTAGCGCCGGAGAGTTTGTGGTGACCTGGCAGGGGCAGGATAGTGAGGGTGACAACAGCATTTTTGTGCAGAAGTTCAATGCCGATGGCACCCTGAATATGCCGGCCATCTTTACTGCGAGTGATAGCGTCCTAGTACAGAGCAGCGAGGTCGGCACGGCTTATCTGGTAAGTACCGATGTCACGGTCACCGACGTGGCCAGCATTACGACTGCGACAGATGGTCAGTGGAATCAGGTGGCAATTACAACGGCAGACACCAACACCAATATGGCCACCACCGGGCTGGCTGATGGGAGCTATTCTGTTTACAGTGTCGATGCCGCAGGCAACCTGTCGGCTGCGGCAGGCACCACAGTGACCATCGACAACACGGCCCCGACGCTACAGTCCAGCACCCCGACCGATGAGGCTACCGCTATCGCCCTGGACAGCAATATCGGCCTGACCTTCACTGAAAACGTTTCGCTGGGTAGCGGCGGCACCATCACCATCACCGACGGCAACGACAGTCACGTGATCGACGTAAGCAACCCCTTAGGGCAACTCTCGATCACCGACAAGGTCCTCACCATCAACCCAACCGGAGACCTGGCCAATAATAGCGCCACCTACCATGTCGAAATCGGCGCAGGCGCTATCACCGACACGGCCGGTAACAACTATGCCGGAATAGCGGATTTAACTATCCTTAATTTTGACACCGAGGCAGCCGCGACTCCTGTCAACACTAATATTGTTGTATTCGATCTGGTTCATGGGGTGAGTTCTAGCCACGAGGGCGGGTACGGTGCGGCTGCGCGCGAGTTCAGCGACGACCCATCCGCCGCGTACACGATATACATTATGGTCGATTCCGATTCATCGGTATTAAACACCACCCCAACAGACGCCGCCGCAGGCGCTACCTGGGGCCAGTGGAACAATGCCGGGGCGTTAGGTGAAAATGACAGGATCGTGTTCGTCGGAGATGGAGCCCCTATCCAGCGGGCTGTCGGTAAGGTGGCAGATTCTGTGGCGGAGTATTCATATGCGATTCAGTTACAGGTGGATTGTGGGATTATGATGAGAGTAGCAAATGACGGGGAGGTGAAACGGTATACTGAAACGCATTTCACGATGTCGCATGGTATGTTGCCGGACTTTGATTTGTGGGGCGGTAAAGTTGGGAATATGGAGTTGGACGGTGGATGCAAGGCAGATCTATACGCCGACGCTATTCCCGTGGGTATATTGACCAGCCAGGGGCTCGCATAA